The following coding sequences are from one Ochotona princeps isolate mOchPri1 chromosome 8, mOchPri1.hap1, whole genome shotgun sequence window:
- the C8H2orf16 gene encoding uncharacterized protein C2orf16 homolog, producing MMAPIWGLAIPLPSYLSLSLLSGLLACGVLVLFFSYQRSKQVAAKTDSKTSKQDKLKKAHKLTAQQLEENMMGWIEAHMTCISGFPVGWTQEYILWSMDRSLQQIFQHLENARSSLIQLGLQEPPDMISSTTSSILVAQETVVPPCDCKKAECSADHSFSSGSSASNSKHSCLSVFSEGKSLQFRSSKLTLTPQKPLSVFKNKGTSLPPFQSSESEKSNLLQNLATLSSLPSQSSLISSVLEPLNLCKQEKTKDARSKRYSTSDNGPNSISKKTQIPAETPIRLPSLVKGELEGHMSWKVCTLQKQIVPQPVKESWAILNYLTEVQGVPKTDKIQTQLSMPTVQNTEQNTNNKSPDLSSSFQLHVNIGVESRLNRTETKISQSFISGKQSQPGDGPQILESKTSFMSVGTQSSRSLGVNIIEEETTILKDPKQMLGLSIEQRIIDLTEKRIQQHKAQVTNVESTPKLPYRATDSLKVTPLALLKVMNSMGMVSESSHPEVMESDQIVKPTEAMEMVNITPKPLNRAIESVAKVTSSPQHHVIESESKVPGTWNQVTDNVKVTPLALLQVMGSMGMINKPHPRVTETVEMIPGTLLHQVLESDKMDTWLDHQAIKPEQMSTRLPYKVTETIKITPGPQHKVTKSVSLTSGSQSQASEQVKMIPGPPINQNKKLLDMISTSHEVNDCKVTPVALLKAMDVMGLTALAQTHAVGARDLTPFSQPQIENLTPSPTQPDSLTCSSSSPTSVAPVGVAESGARIILTQSDPRIHSLNTTPMALWAPKEMITAPQSQVLESHDLTLIPISQVKESKALTPWLQNKGLDSVEESLQPQHQAAESAASVPEPHQVIDSSRLIPQHQILKYSEGSPTLSPKVAENIELTSNTWLHMGKLVQLNDSQHQIIESVGIIPRSPGQGTESVEMKQKSPHQVTESPTLTNTSLLQDANYTEVKPMPQLKVMDDMKLSLELKTVKSKNLALQPKFSSIKFTDITTGLDSQMLKCKQMIPTVDSIDLAPVPKQESAKLEELAITLQLHSGKCEQTTPRSPSQGVKSIQLTLGPQLQTVKSAESASAPQLQNRTSTDLTTSSQIQGMKYDNLSQSPEFQDLNAMELALTPLLKDRKSVAPIPSLQNIRLEKKVPGPLLEDVKIPELGEYSRVIPATQVQEMKHKELISGINFQAVKSEDINSKPFNQATGLEGLRPHSSEKLQMASEPEYQGTKANLTTDPCHLVKESIGQLPLGITPRPLSQTSGSMKMTSVSLQDTVDKTPQLVKAMGETLESQHETKESLDLNPELEIQSVRLEVLTPEPQSQDIIVHLKVEPCSKATKLSEITLQSEYDDNETVRMALPEVDNLVAIPEPPYSEIGSLELALGPGMGYGKSESPQQNWQPKKIISESSPFMVGSKKLFTEPRSHAMDVAQGAQQLGIKSTQLDPEAQSQDEKYVNVIQQSTIGVVESEDLILQSAQQRKLLEELTKGAQFQNLSLQQANIQSYELTLGPQLQSVRFSKFPPESLLKGEKPFDLVSGPTHYDMKSDELISDSSMLESKVSGPRQQSTRIEQLIPEPQCEGMNFVELSPGPCLQDIKFSDLTSGPKLQGVKFGEDTPRSRVYGGNSVEATPELGLHDSKFVKISPNIHMKQVGLNSGPCLQDVKFFDLTPEIQPQGMKSSELNSGPQLQCVKFSDLTSEPEKQGVTSAQLTPRPERQGIKSESLEPELLLRGIKLVMANQMPNSEGKMSCELTSEARKPGIESLVLVPGPQLPKLSYSEFTRRQKLQESKLIQGSKMKVVKLVEQTLVSNLQGLKSKQFPSELQSADKKSVMLNQGHYLGGIKSMQLKPKPKLGNVNSVMLTSATEAGGVKPGELIVDSNLQGLKPKMLTSGLQFGGLKSVPLTAGPNVESTKSKEKTPRPQLEGLKSVEIILGPDIDVKSVETTLDCQHEDVKSMELTPSSKILDFKTMELVPHTQLQDAKAMELKLGPKMPSEDSAAFVPELLQSVKLPVQAMKSKELISESQMQDMKCVENTPSLKLQSSKPIKEIPDPQLQSKKSVKIHPRPRRRIIKSVDVTTRQGFQGANSMGLNLTQPFQWRTPIDLTPGTEQHSQISVNTPERTCVDLEQLNTGSESEGIVPSELIPKPQSKDVKSTDLDNAQQWENAKLLELAEEFECESELQSLKSPKLTLGLQLHQVKPIVLISEPQLTGVKTVELNEEPQTRRMKSIQWIPRPGLQDVKPVRPHIRSQSLDVKCAEFKPFMKMGSVKSSELIDGPKFPDVKPTEMSPGSELQKDKLLLTSEPQLQSTETVELSQFGSMKSIQWIPAPEFQGMKYIGLNLGSQSLDIKSANLKYSTQLESVKSSGLTVQSKLQDLKSIPFPDFIMGTKIQDVTSTDPKPGPLLQDMKSSESMPSIKLQEMKLTNFTSGPQLEDVKSSRLVKGIELQDKKYVGFCSGPRLQTVKSSQPTPGGKVQGVNLVEFKFRPKLQGDLTLKEKFSDVKSVKLNSSLQLQFGNSEQITDMKFQNIKPMDFSSGTYCKGTRAQARGRIPSTHPTNRSSPWDEKLTHKERSHRGSGRERVSRNSSERNWQSLSDKSQHFPSERSQCSPSERTLRSLSERNHRSRCRRNHRSPSERTLQSLSERGHHSPLEGRRGAAAEKRRPREGLHRSRFTEWSPRCPSERSHLSSSERRHRSPSEPSLSSPASERRRNCSCAGRTRPGACERGYHSPRSERSRHSHSERSWYSHSERSQSCPTEKVPHSPPKERLQHSSPKRRPRHGVSKDVRSCSNTPPRNHTKKPQSRESLEA from the exons ATGATGGCGCCAATATGGGGGCTGGCCATCCCTTTGCCATCCTATCTCAGCCTTTCACTATTATCTGGTCTTCTTGCTTGTGGTGTTTTGGTGCTGTTTTTTAGTTATCAGCGTTCAAAGCAGGTGGCAGCCAAAACAGATTCAAAG ACTTCAAAGCAGGATAAACTGAAAAAGGCACATAAACTCACAG CTCAACAGTTGGAAGAAAACATGATGGGTTGGATCGAAGCTCACATGACATG TATTTCAGGATTCCCTGTGGGCTGGACCCAGGAATATATACTCTGGTCAATGGACAGAAGTCTTCAACAGATCTTCCAACACCTGGAAAATGCAAG aTCAAGTCTTATACAACTGGGTTTACAAGAACCCCCGGATATGATTTCTTCCACCACCTCCTCCATTCTTGTGGCTCAGGAGACTGTAGTACCCCCTTGTGACTGTAAGAAGGCAGAATGTTCCGCTGACCACAGCTTCTCCTCTGGATCATCAGCCAGTAACTCCAAACACTCctgcctttctgtcttttctgaagGAAAATCCTTGCAATTCCGGAGCAGTAAATTAACTCTCACCCCCCAAAAACCACTGTCGGTGTTCAAGAACAAGGGCACATCCCTGCCTCCTTTTCAGTCATCAGAATCTGAGAAATCAAACCTTCTGCAGAATTTGGCAACTCTTTCATCTTTACCATCTCAAAGTTCTTTGATCAGCTCTGTTTTAGAACCACTCAATCTCtgcaaacaagaaaaaacaaaagatgcaAGGAGCAAGAGATATTCCACATCAGACAATGGGCCAAATTCTATTTCCAAGAAGACACAAATCCCCGCAGAGACTCCAATCAGGCTCCCTTCTTTGGTTAAGGGGGAGCTAGAAGGACATATGTCTTGGAAGGTTTGTACTTTGCAGAAACAAATAGTGCCTCAGCCTGTGAAGGAATCATGGGCAATACTGAATTATTTAACTGAAGTACAAGGAGTTCCTAAAACAGATAAAATCCAAACCCAGTTATCTATGCCCACTGTTCAAAACACTGAACAAAATACCAATAATAAATCCCCAGACCTTTCATCATCATTTCAGCTTCATGTGAACATTGGAGTGGAATCCAGATTAAATAGGACAGAAACAAAAATTTCACAATCCTTTATCTCAGGGAAGCAGTCACAACCTGGGGATGGCCCCCAAATTCTGGAATCCAAGACTTCATTTATGTCAGTGGGCACTCAATCTTCTAGAAGTCTAGGAGTGAATATAATTGAAGAGGAAACCACAATATTAAAGGACCCAAAACAAATGCTGGGACTTAGTATAGAGCAGAGAATTATAGATCTTACAGAAAAAAGGATACAGCAACATAAAGCACAAGTGACTAATGTGGAGTCAACTCCAAAGTTACCATATCGAGCCACAGATAGCCTAAAGGTAACTCCATTGGCATTGCTTAAGGTTATGAATTCAATGGGGATGGTTTCAGAATCATCACATCCAGAAGTGATGGAATCAGATCAAATTGTGAAACCAACAGAAGCCATGGAGATGGTGAACATAACCCCAAAACCACTAAATCGAGCCATTGAATCAGTGGCAAAGGTAACCTCAAGTCCTCAGCACCATGTTATTGAATCAGAGAGTAAGGTCCCAGGAACATGGAATCAAGTCACAGATAATGTGAAGGTAACTCCTTTAGCATTGCTTCAAGTCATGGGATCTATGGGGATGATTAACAAACCACATCCACGTGTCACAGAGACAGTAGAAATGATTCCAGGGACACTACTTCATCAAGTTCTAGAGTCAGATAAGATGGACACATGGTTGGACCACCAAGCCATAAAACCAGAACAGATGAGTACAAGGCTACCATATAAAGTCACGGAAACTATCAAAATAACTCCAGGACCACAACATAAAGTCACAAAATCTGTGAGCTTGACCTCAGGGTCACAAAGTCAAGCAAGTGAACAAGTGAAGATGATTCCAGGGCCACCTATAAATCAGAACAAAAAATTGTTGGATATGATTTCAACATCACATGAAGTCAATGATTGCAAAGTAACTCCAGTGGCATTATTGAAAGCTATGGATGTCATGGGGCTAACTGCATTAGCACAGACACATGCTGTAGGAGCTAGAGATTTGACTCCATTTTCACAGCCTCAAATTGAAAATCTGACTCCAAGCCCAACTCAGCCAGATAGTTTAACTTGTTCCTCTAGCTCTCCTACTTCTGTTGCCCCAGTAGGAGTTGCAGAATCTGGGGCAAGGATAATTTTAACACAATCAGATCCACGCATACATTCTTTAAATACAACCCCAATGGCACTGTGGGCACCCAAGGAAATGATTACAGCACCACAATCACAAGTTTTAGAATCTCATGATTTGACCCTGATACCAATATCTCAAGTCAAAGAATCTAAGGCATTGACTCCCTGGTTACAGAATAAAGGACTAGACTCTGTGGAGGAGAGTCTACAACCACAACACCAAGCCGCTGAGTCTGCAGCATCAGTCCCAGAACCTCATCAGGTCATAGACTCTTCCAGATTGATCCCACAGCATCAAATACTTAAGTACTCAGAAGGGAGTCCAACATTAAGCCCTAAGGTTGCAGAAAATATAGAGTTGACCTCTAACACATGGCTACACATGGGAAAGCTTGTACAGTTGAATGATTCACAGCACCAAATAATAGAGTCTGTAGGAATAATCCCCAGGTCACCAGGTCAAGGAACAGAATCtgtagaaatgaaacaaaaatcaccACATCAAGTCACAGAATCCCCAACACTGACTAACACATCTCTGCTTCAAGATGCGAACTATACAGAAGTAAAACCAATGCCACAGCTTAAGGTTATGGATGATATGAAGCTATCCCTAGAACTGAAAACCGTAAAATCTAAGAATCTGGCCCTGCAACCAAAATTTTCAAGTATAAAATTTACAGACATAACTACAGGTTTAGACTCACAAATGCTAAAATGTAAACAGATGATCCCAACTGTGGATTCTATAGATTTAGCTCCAGTTCCTAAACAGGAAAGTGCAAAATTGGAGGAATTAGCCATCACACTACAGCTACACAGTGGAAAATGTGAACAGACCACCCCAAGGTCTCCATCTCAAGGTGTGAAATCTATCCAACTGACCCTAGGACCACAGCTGCAAACTGTAAAATCTGCTGAGTCAGCCTCAGCACCACAGCTGCAGAACAGAACATCTACAGACTTGACCACTAGCTCACAGATTCAAGGTATGAAATACGATAATTTGTCTCAATCACCAGAGTTTCAAGATCTAAATGCTATGGAGTTGGCTCTGACACCACTgttgaaagacagaaaatctgTAGCCCCAATACCAAGCTTACAAAATATCAGATTAGAGAAGAAAGTTCCAGGACCATTGCTTGAAGATGTGAAAATTCCTGAACTGGGAGAATACAGCAGGGTAATTCCTGCAACACAGGTGCAAGAGATGAAACATAAGGAATTGATCTCAGGGATAAACTTTCAAGCAGTCAAATCTGAAGACATTAATTCAAAACCATTTAATCAAGCCACAGGACTTGAAGGACTGAGGCCTCACAGTTCAGAAAAATTACAAATGGCCTCAGAGCCAGAATATCAAGGGACAAAAGCAAACTTGACCACTGACCCTTGCCACCTAGTGAAAGAATCAATTGGTCAATTACCTTTAGGAATTACCCCAAGGCCATTAAGTCAAACTTCAGGATCTATGAAGATGACCTCAGTGTCACTCCAAGATACTGTTGACAAAACACCCCAACTTGTAAAAGCAATGGGGGAAACTCTAGAGTCACAACATGAAACAAAAGAATCTCTGGATTTGAATCCAGAATTAGAGATACAGAGTGTAAGATTAGAGGTGTTGACCCCAGAGCCACAGTCCCAGGATATTATTGTTCATCTGAAAGTAGAACCATGTTCAAAAGCTACCAAGTTGTCAGAGATAACCCTCCAGTCAGAATATGATGACAACGAAACTGTGAGAATGGCATTACCTGAAGTTGATAACCTGGTGGCCATTCCAGAGCCACCATATTCAGAAATAGGATCTCTGGAGTTAGCTCTAGGACCAGGGATGGGATATGGGAAATCAGAATCACCACAGCAAAATTGGCAGCCAAAGAAAATAATCTCTGAGTCATCCCCATTTATGGTGGGATCTAAAAAGTTATTTACAGAACCAAGATCACATGCTATGGACGTGGCCCAAggggcacagcagctgggaatAAAGTCCACGCAACTGGATCCTGAGGCACAATCACAAGATGAAAAATATGTCAATGTAATCCAACAGTCAACTATAGGAGTGGTAGAATCTGAGGACCTGATACTACAGTCAGCACAGCAAAGAAAGTTGTTGGAGGAATTGACTAAGGGAGCACAGTTCCAAAATCTAAGCCTACAGCAGGCAAATATCCAATCTTACGAATTAACCCTGGGGCCACAGTTGCAAAGTGTCAGATTTTCAAAGTTTCCTCCAGAGTcacttttaaaaggagaaaaacctTTTGATTTAGTATCGGGGCCCACCCATTATGACATGAAATCTGATGAACTGATCTCAGATTCCTCAATGCTAGAAAGCAAAGTGTCAGGACCAAGGCAACAAAGTACCAGAATTGAACAACTGATTCCAGAGCCACAATGTGAAGGTATGAATTTTGTGGAACTAAGCCCAGGACCATGCTTGCAAGACATCAAATTTTCTGACTTGACTTCAGGACCAAAGCTTCAAGGTGTCAAGTTTGGGGAGGACACCCCACGATCAAGAGTTTATGGTGGGAATTCTGTGGAGGCAACTCCAGAATTAGGACTGCATGATTCCAAATTTGTAAAGATATCTCCAAACATTCACATGAAACAGGTGGGACTTAACTCAGGGCCATGCCTACAAGATGTCAAATTTTTTGATTTGACACCAGAAATTCAGCCTCAAGGTATGAAATCATCTGAATTAAACTCAGGGCCACAGCTCCAATGTGTAAAATTTTCAGACTTGacttcagagccagagaagcAAGGAGTAACATCTGCTCAATTAACTCCAAGACCAGAGAGGCAAGGGATTAAATCAGAATCGTTAGAACCAGAATTACTGTTACGGGGTATAAAACTTGTAATGGCGAACCAAATGCCAAACTCTGAAGGTAAAATGTCTTGTGAATTAACCTCAGAGGCACGGAAACCGGGTATAGAATCTTTGGTGTTGGTTCCTGGACCACAGTTGCCAAAGCTAAGCTATTCTGAGTTTACCAGAAGACAAAAGTTACAAGAATCTAAATTGATCCAGGGATCAAAGATGAAAGTTGTAAAACTTGTGGAGCAGACCCTGGTCTCAAATCTTCAAGGTTTAAAATCTAAGCAGTTTCCTTCAGAGTTGCAATCAGCAGATAAGAAATCTGTGATGTTAAACCAAGGACATTATTTAGGAGGTATAAAATCTATGCAgttaaaaccaaaaccaaagttGGGAAATGTCAACTCTGTGATGTTAACCTCAGCGACAGAGGCAGGAGGTGTGAAACCTGGGGAACTAATTGTGGACTCAAACCTTCAAGGTTTAAAACCCAAGATGCTAACATCAGGATTACAGTTTGGGGGTCTGAAATCTGTGCCCTTAACTGCAGGGCCTAATGTGGAAAGCACAAAATCTAAGGAGAAAACCCCAAGGCCACAGCTAGAAGGTTTGAAATCTGTGGAGATAATCCTAGGACCAGACATAGATGTCAAATCTGTAGAAACCACTCTTGATTGCCAACATGAAGATGTTAAATCTATGGAGTTGACCCCAAGTTCAAAAATTCTAGATTTTAAAACTATGGAGTTGGTCCCACATACACAATTGCAAGATGCAAAAGCTATGGAATTAAAACTTGGGCCAAAGATGCCAAGTGAAGATTCTGCAGCGTTTGTACCAGAATTGCTTCAAAGTGTGAAACTTCCAGTGCAAGCCATGAAGTCTAAGGAATTGATTTCAGAGTCACAAATGCAAGATATGAAATGTGTGGAGAATACTCCAAGTTTAAAGCTCCAAAGTTCAAAACCTATCAAGGAGATTCCAGATCCACAGCTGCAAAGTAAAAAATCTGTGAAAATTCACCCAAGGCCAAGGAGGCGGATAATAAAGTCTGTGGATGTGACCACAAGACAAGGGTTTCAAGGAGCAAACTCCATGGGTTTAAACCTAACACAACCATTTCAATGGAGGACACCTATTGATTTAACTCCTGGTACTGAACAGCATAGTCAGATATCTGTAAACACACCAGAGCGGACATGTGTGGATTTAGAACAATTGAACACAGGGTCTGAGTCAGAAGGGATAGTACCTTCAGAGTTAATTCCAAAGCCACAATCTAAAGATGTAAAATCTACAGACCTCGACAATGCACAGCAGTGGGAAAATGCTAAATTACTGGAATTGGCTGAAGAGTTTGAATGTGAATCAGAGTTACAAAGTTTGAAATCTCCTAAGTTGACCCTGGGACTACAGTTGCACCAAGTGAAACCTATAGTATtaatttcagagccacagcttACAGGTGTGAAAACTGTGGAATTAAATGAAGAACCACAGACTAGACGTATGAAATCTATACAGTGGATACCAAGGCCTGGGTTACAGGATGTAAAACCTGTAAGACCACATATTCGATCACAATCTCTAGATGTCAAATGTGCAGAGTTTAAACCTTTCATGAAGATGGGAAGTGTTAAGTCATCTGAACTGATTGACGGACCCAAATTTCCAGATGTAAAACCTACTGAGATGTCTCCAGGATCAGAGCTGCAAAAAGATAAACTGCTGTTAACCTCAGAGCCACAGCTTCAAAGTACAGAAACTGTGGAGTTAAGCCAGTTTGGAAGTATGAAATCTATTCAGTGGATACCAGCACCTGAGTTCCAGGGTATGAAATATATAGGATTAAATCTTGGATCACAATCTCTAGATATCAAATCTGCAAATTTGAAGTACTCGACACAGTTGGAAAGTGTGAAGTCCTCTGGATTGACTGTGCAGTCCAAACTTCAAGAT CTGAAAAGTATACCATTTCCTGATTTCATCATGGGGACCAAGATTCAAGATGTCACATCTACAGACCCCAAACCTGGGCCACTGTTGCAAGATATGAAATCTTCTGAGTCAATGCCAAGTATAAAGCTTCAAGAAATGAAACTGACAAACTTTACTTCAGGTCCACAGTTGGAAGATGTGAAATCATCTAGGTTGGTCAAGGGTATAGAGCTTCAGGATAAAAAATATGTGGGTTTCTGTTCTGGACCACGATTACAAACTGTGAAATCTTCTCAACCGACCCCAGGGGGAAAGGTTCAAGGTGTGAATTTGGTAGAATTCAAATTTAGGCCAAAGTTACAAGGTGATTTGACTCTGAAGGAGAAGTTTTCAGATGTGAAATCTGTAAAGCTGAACTCAAGTCTACAGTTGCAATTTGGGAACTCTGAGCAGATCACGGATATGAAGTTTCAGAACATAAAACCTATGGATTTCAGTTCTGGAACATACTGTAAAG GAACCAGAGCTCAGGCTCGAGGGAGAATCCCATCTACTCATCCCACGAACAGAAGCTCGCCCTGGGATGAGAAACTCACCCACAAGGAGCGAAGCCACCGCGGCTCCGGTAGAGAGAGAGTGTCCCGGAATTCCTCCGAGAGGAACTGGCAGAGTCTCTCTGACAAGAGCCAACACTTTCCCTCTGagaggagccagtgcagtccCTCGGAGAGAACCCTTCGCAGTCTCTCGGAGAGGAACCACCGCAGTCGCTGTCGACGAAACCACCGCAGCCCCTCCGAGAGGACCCTGCAAAGTCTCTCGGAAAGGGGCCATCACAGTCCCTTGGAGGGGAGACGAGGCGCTGCCGCTGAGAAGAGACGTCCCCGAGAAGGGCTCCATCGGAGCCGCTTCACGGAGTGGAGCCCGCGCTGTCCCTCAGAGAGGAGCCACCTCAGTTCCTCAGAGAGGAGACACCGCAGTCCCTCGGAGCCCAGCCTCAGCAGTCCGGCctctgagaggaggagaaactgcAGCTGCGCGGGGAGGACCCGGCCCGGCGCCTGCGAGAGAGGCTACCACAGTCCCCGCTCGGAGCGGAGCCGGCACAGCCATTCGGAGAGGAGCTGGTACAGTCACTCCGAGAGGAGCCAAAGCTGCCCCACTGAGAAAGTCCCCCATAGTCCTCCCAAAGAGAGGCTCCAACACAGTTCACCTAAGCGGAGGCCCAGGCACGGGGTATCGAAAGATGTCAGGAGTTGCTCCAATACGCCTCCAAGAAACCACACCAAAAAACCTCAAAGCAGAGAAAGTTTGGAGGCCTGA